A single genomic interval of uncultured Desulfobulbus sp. harbors:
- a CDS encoding methyl-accepting chemotaxis protein yields the protein MQFLTLALFRPRFRTSVTPASPKNWLTVGLKLLLGVAIASNSCIAALLSINHGATQRVESMMTEVMEIRDQIDTNLRDSIVQLQQQFLALPKHFKNDPTEQVVKVVEQTFPPTKRLTLTGRDQYSPFYSRTEKRDLAKGKFVVHIHANQLLLSHGLLDEDGTFTDKVEQLVLASADPEADRDRLQALVAEVTAKSGSAQFYEEKVAELRSMVADKSLEAEQSRTQILGFVDRINMQERRIQRAMEQQQYQSLYAGLAAVGINVLALFLLTRIIIERPLQHLIRIVEALGAGEFPELPPRKRRDQIGVLYAAIARFRETLLHLNRVEQRKAEDHQRIRDLVGTMPQTIQGLNSRSTEMAQVAHTMQNLAGQTRQASSEVAELADDTARLTTEVNDSSHRISTAVGEINEELGVQNRAVEKIVDEIEQARHHLAALHGSVAEIDTIVGTVRAISDQTKILAINATIEAVKAGDAGRGFAVVAGEVKKLSQDTALATGDVLAKIEAINTTCTSFLTSFDTIGTNVDALHRVTATIDQAIGRQRQLSRTIVALTGSAGNNTGEVSTRIGEVSAAAAEVLQHAETTNSCAEVIASQLGTLLSGSVRSLDAITG from the coding sequence ATGCAATTCTTGACGCTTGCTCTGTTCCGGCCGAGGTTCAGAACCTCGGTCACTCCAGCCTCTCCCAAAAACTGGCTGACCGTTGGCCTCAAACTGCTTTTGGGGGTGGCCATTGCCTCCAACAGCTGCATCGCGGCCCTGCTCTCCATCAATCACGGGGCCACCCAGCGGGTGGAATCGATGATGACCGAGGTCATGGAGATTCGCGACCAGATCGATACCAACCTTCGCGATTCCATCGTCCAACTGCAGCAGCAGTTCCTCGCCCTGCCCAAACACTTTAAAAACGACCCCACCGAACAGGTTGTCAAAGTGGTGGAACAAACCTTCCCCCCGACAAAACGGCTGACACTGACCGGCAGAGATCAATACAGCCCCTTCTATTCACGAACGGAAAAACGGGATTTGGCCAAGGGCAAATTTGTGGTGCATATCCATGCAAATCAACTCCTGCTCTCCCATGGGCTGCTCGATGAGGACGGTACCTTCACCGATAAAGTGGAGCAACTCGTGCTCGCAAGCGCGGATCCGGAGGCGGATCGTGATCGGCTGCAGGCCCTTGTTGCCGAGGTAACGGCCAAGAGCGGCAGCGCCCAATTTTACGAGGAAAAAGTGGCTGAGCTTCGTTCCATGGTGGCGGACAAAAGTCTGGAGGCGGAACAGAGCCGCACCCAGATTCTTGGTTTTGTGGACCGGATCAATATGCAGGAACGACGCATACAGCGGGCCATGGAGCAACAGCAGTACCAAAGCCTGTACGCGGGACTGGCCGCGGTGGGGATCAATGTTCTTGCCCTGTTCCTGCTCACGCGGATCATCATCGAACGACCGCTGCAGCATCTGATCCGCATCGTCGAGGCCCTGGGCGCCGGAGAGTTTCCGGAACTACCGCCACGCAAACGCCGCGATCAGATCGGGGTACTCTATGCGGCCATTGCCCGTTTTCGCGAGACCCTGCTCCACCTCAACCGGGTGGAGCAACGCAAGGCAGAGGATCACCAGCGGATCAGGGATCTGGTCGGCACCATGCCCCAGACCATTCAGGGGTTAAACAGCCGTTCAACGGAAATGGCGCAGGTTGCCCACACCATGCAGAATCTGGCCGGCCAGACCAGGCAGGCATCCTCCGAGGTGGCGGAACTTGCCGACGACACGGCCCGGTTGACCACCGAGGTCAACGACTCCTCCCATCGCATCAGCACTGCTGTGGGGGAAATAAACGAGGAACTTGGGGTACAGAACCGGGCCGTGGAAAAAATCGTGGACGAGATAGAACAGGCCCGCCATCACCTGGCGGCCCTGCATGGATCGGTGGCGGAAATAGATACCATTGTGGGCACGGTGCGGGCCATCAGCGATCAGACCAAGATCCTGGCGATCAACGCCACCATCGAGGCGGTCAAGGCCGGTGATGCCGGTCGGGGATTTGCGGTGGTGGCCGGGGAGGTCAAGAAGCTCTCCCAGGATACGGCACTGGCCACCGGGGATGTGCTCGCAAAAATCGAGGCGATCAACACCACCTGCACCTCCTTCCTCACCTCCTTTGACACCATCGGCACCAATGTCGATGCCCTGCACCGGGTCACCGCAACCATTGATCAGGCAATCGGCCGTCAACGGCAGTTGAGCAGGACCATTGTGGCCTTGACCGGTTCCGCCGGCAACAACACCGGTGAGGTCTCCACCCGTATCGGCGAGGTCAGTGCCGCGGCCGCGGAGGTTCTGCAGCATGCGGAGACCACCAACAGCTGCGCCGAGGTGATCGCCTCCCAGCTCGGCACCCTGCTCTCCGGCAGTGTCCGCAGCCTGGATGCGATCACCGGCTAA
- a CDS encoding PAS domain S-box protein — translation MDGSWTDSDTPLAMIASGRLQALRPEDSLLDAVRLMRDKRLSALPVVDADRRPVGILTDRILLKALHTDLAPQTLLGEVMLPPLTVAETIRCRDAYQTCLRENVQHLVLTDGNGQAMSLVTPTDFQRNLALASPAGQTRVGMIMRPARCVFSPDTPLPTALGHMDDRMASAIIAVDQGRPVGILSQRDLAPLYLEMQEKRQCPLSGVMTKPVYTVTPDTSLAEAAITMLNRRVRQVPVVDPDGSLLGLLSSQDLIQAMAFGLTDSAQEEESSMKDFLLEHAPFPLYITGLDDGIVHFVNVRAERQFELDRHEILGRPVTIFYCDPQARKELLRKLEQEGTTYDHEMSLTNTRGKVFQALVSSTVISYKHKPAILSAVNDITEQRRATEHLLHERSKLHALLQSIPDLLWVKDPEGRYIVCNPFFERFFGVSQSEILGKTDYDFVSEEQADFFRANDQKAIEAGQPRMNDEWLKFADGSKQGLFEVIKSGYWDENGQLLGVLGIARDVTERRKEQRALQKRIKEQQCLYRVFAETEDVQAPLGEQLSHLVDLIPLGWQYPDIAAVQIQTPTAVYASPGFHPSPWMLQVEAATGRGETANLSLTYNEARPEEDEGPFLHEERELAEAIVQRLAEVIERRTALDFIKIRDEQINAMFAQTTDAVILVDAENQGFVDFNPIAHTSLGYTHEEFRKLSVKDIQVDLSREQIQSMQLRIFQGESIRFETQHRHKDGSLRDITLTLRALSIQGRQLISAVWHDITDHKERQRQLAESQKRLKAITDSALDAILMMDNQGSLSFWNPAAERMLGYQRDEILGKNLHTLLAPERYHAAHQRAFAQFLRTGHGEAVGQTLELAALHKDGREITISLSLSSVNLHNQWHAVGILRDISELKQQQAALEAALNEAQRANQEKTEVLAHLEELVQARTEELDRVNEQLRSSEERYALALDASSDGLWDWDLVSNAVYYSPGYYRMLGYEPGELPSDNISSGVNLVHPEDLELVSTAIEQQLLVQGHLELESRALAKDGSVVWILSRSKVVSRDAEGRPTRALGIHTDITDRKQLESELRRAAEEQEAIFNAAASGIGFIRDRSVVRCNRRMEEIFGFSAGEIVGQTTRSWYQSEQEFIEAGQQIAHDLRTTGKHSAERQLCRKDGSLFWAKMNARPWDPADITKGLVGMIDDITVERQAAEALRKAKDQAEAATRAKSEFLANMSHEIRTPMNAIIGFAHLLKRDPLTSQQMHQLDKLTEASRHLLHIINDILDLSKIEAQKMSLDIDDFEPARVVHQVCDLLADKASAKNISLHIDLQRIPPMLRGDGPRLGQILLNLVGNAVKFTEVGKVSITAHLAHQEDDQVLLRFSIEDTGIGMTEEQVKRIFTAFEQADTSTTRRFGGTGLGLAISKQLVELMNGKIGVESRLGRGTTFWLELPFARSDKQPQVRSHGVVLKGQSVLVIDDMPESQEILAAMLQEIGMRVETIAHGPAGLQRLVEAEREGAPFALVVLDWMLCETNGITLMEQLPQLDLKTPPVFLMVTAYGETPPLEAAHRAGIRKVLIKPVTASQLLDTLMDIMPAVQAPLDPSGKPQQPGQGARILLVEDNFVNQEVAQMLLESLGMQVTVVDNGADAVIQVSEEPFDLVFMDVQMPVMDGLQATRAIRRLPNKQGLPILAMTANAFSEDRERCLQAGMNDHIAKPIDLDRLQSLVHKWIGPGETSPAAEKPPTAPAGAEQASGIREQLAGIAELEVDAGLRLLLGDEQAYLRLLRQFVQLHGQDANLLRAMIDEHNWSKVREQAHALKGAAGTLGAWQINQCAAAIEQGAKERPDEHSLLAALKPLPAALDHFCQAVQQISPPSEAINPVERVDSDKARVILQRLASLLAVEDSAANDLFVEEYPLLLSAYGKQIQPLSHQIESYDYTDGLATIKQLLQRDTSC, via the coding sequence ATGGACGGTTCCTGGACTGATTCCGACACCCCCCTCGCCATGATCGCCTCGGGCCGGCTCCAGGCCCTGCGTCCGGAAGACAGCCTGCTGGACGCGGTCCGCCTGATGAGGGACAAGCGTCTCTCCGCCCTCCCGGTGGTGGATGCAGATCGTCGTCCCGTGGGCATCCTCACCGATCGCATCCTCCTCAAGGCCCTGCACACCGACCTTGCCCCGCAAACCCTGCTCGGCGAGGTAATGCTCCCCCCGCTCACCGTTGCCGAGACGATCCGCTGCCGGGACGCCTACCAGACCTGCCTGCGCGAAAATGTGCAGCACCTGGTGCTCACCGATGGCAACGGGCAGGCCATGAGCCTGGTCACCCCGACAGATTTCCAGCGCAACCTCGCCCTTGCCTCGCCTGCCGGACAGACCCGCGTGGGGATGATCATGCGCCCTGCCCGCTGCGTTTTTTCCCCGGACACCCCGCTCCCTACGGCCCTGGGCCACATGGATGACCGCATGGCCAGTGCAATCATTGCGGTCGACCAGGGACGCCCGGTGGGTATTCTCAGCCAACGGGACCTGGCGCCGCTCTACCTGGAGATGCAAGAAAAACGGCAATGCCCCCTGAGCGGGGTCATGACCAAGCCGGTGTACACCGTCACTCCGGACACGTCCCTGGCGGAGGCCGCAATCACCATGCTCAACCGCCGCGTCCGTCAAGTTCCCGTGGTCGATCCAGACGGATCGCTCCTCGGCCTGCTCTCCTCCCAGGACCTGATCCAGGCCATGGCCTTCGGACTCACCGATTCCGCCCAGGAAGAGGAAAGCTCCATGAAAGACTTCTTACTGGAGCATGCCCCTTTCCCCCTCTACATCACGGGGTTGGACGATGGCATCGTCCATTTTGTCAATGTGCGCGCTGAACGACAGTTTGAGCTTGACCGGCATGAGATTTTAGGAAGACCGGTGACGATCTTTTACTGCGATCCTCAGGCGCGAAAAGAGCTGCTGCGCAAACTGGAGCAGGAGGGAACGACCTACGATCACGAAATGTCTCTGACCAACACCAGGGGCAAGGTCTTTCAGGCCCTGGTCTCCTCGACCGTGATCAGCTACAAGCATAAGCCCGCCATTCTCTCCGCCGTCAACGATATCACCGAGCAACGGCGGGCAACCGAACACCTGCTTCACGAGCGCTCCAAGCTGCATGCCCTGCTGCAGTCCATTCCCGATTTACTCTGGGTAAAGGATCCTGAGGGCCGCTATATCGTCTGCAATCCGTTCTTTGAACGATTTTTTGGCGTCTCCCAGTCCGAGATCCTCGGCAAGACCGACTATGATTTCGTTTCCGAGGAGCAGGCGGATTTCTTTCGGGCCAATGATCAGAAAGCGATCGAGGCGGGACAACCGCGCATGAACGACGAGTGGCTCAAGTTTGCCGACGGTAGCAAACAGGGGCTGTTCGAGGTTATCAAGAGCGGTTATTGGGATGAGAATGGCCAGCTGCTCGGGGTGCTCGGCATAGCGCGTGACGTCACCGAACGACGCAAAGAACAGCGTGCCCTGCAAAAACGGATCAAAGAACAGCAATGTTTGTACCGAGTGTTTGCCGAAACCGAGGACGTGCAGGCCCCCTTGGGCGAACAGCTCAGCCACCTTGTGGACCTGATTCCCCTGGGCTGGCAATACCCGGACATTGCCGCCGTCCAGATACAGACCCCAACAGCGGTCTATGCATCACCCGGTTTTCATCCTTCTCCCTGGATGCTGCAGGTCGAGGCCGCCACCGGACGGGGCGAGACAGCCAACCTCAGCTTAACCTATAACGAGGCCCGCCCGGAGGAGGACGAAGGTCCGTTTCTTCACGAGGAGCGGGAACTGGCCGAGGCCATTGTCCAACGATTGGCCGAGGTGATCGAACGCCGAACCGCCCTGGATTTCATCAAAATTCGCGACGAACAGATCAATGCCATGTTCGCGCAGACCACGGATGCGGTGATTTTGGTCGATGCGGAGAACCAAGGTTTTGTCGATTTCAACCCAATCGCGCACACCTCCCTGGGATACACCCATGAGGAGTTCCGCAAGCTGTCGGTGAAGGATATCCAGGTCGATCTCAGCAGGGAGCAAATTCAGTCGATGCAGCTGCGGATTTTCCAGGGAGAATCCATCCGGTTTGAGACCCAGCATCGCCATAAAGATGGTTCCCTCCGCGACATTACCCTCACCCTGCGTGCACTCTCCATCCAGGGCAGGCAACTGATCTCCGCCGTCTGGCACGATATCACCGATCATAAAGAACGGCAACGGCAGCTGGCAGAGAGCCAAAAACGGCTCAAGGCCATCACCGACTCCGCCCTGGACGCCATTCTCATGATGGACAACCAGGGCAGCCTCTCCTTCTGGAATCCGGCGGCGGAACGGATGCTGGGCTATCAGAGGGATGAAATTCTCGGCAAAAACCTGCACACCCTGCTCGCGCCCGAACGCTATCATGCAGCTCATCAACGCGCCTTCGCTCAATTTCTCCGCACCGGTCATGGCGAGGCGGTCGGCCAGACCTTGGAACTCGCCGCCCTGCACAAGGATGGCCGGGAGATTACCATCTCCCTCTCCCTTTCTTCGGTCAACCTCCACAACCAGTGGCATGCGGTGGGTATCCTCCGTGATATCTCCGAGTTGAAACAGCAGCAGGCCGCTCTCGAAGCCGCCCTCAACGAGGCACAACGGGCCAACCAGGAAAAAACCGAGGTCCTGGCCCACCTGGAGGAACTGGTCCAGGCCCGCACCGAAGAACTGGACCGCGTCAACGAACAACTCCGCAGCAGCGAGGAACGGTACGCCCTTGCCCTGGATGCATCCAGTGACGGTCTGTGGGATTGGGACCTCGTCAGCAATGCCGTGTATTACAGCCCCGGTTACTACCGCATGCTTGGCTATGAACCGGGGGAACTGCCCTCGGACAATATTTCCAGTGGGGTGAACCTCGTCCATCCGGAGGACCTTGAGTTGGTGTCCACCGCCATCGAGCAGCAACTGCTCGTTCAAGGCCATCTCGAGCTAGAGAGTCGTGCCCTTGCCAAGGACGGTTCCGTGGTCTGGATACTCAGCCGGAGCAAGGTGGTCTCCCGGGATGCGGAGGGACGGCCAACCCGGGCCCTTGGCATCCACACCGACATCACCGACCGCAAACAGCTCGAATCCGAGTTGCGCAGGGCCGCGGAAGAGCAGGAGGCCATCTTCAATGCGGCTGCCTCGGGGATCGGTTTTATCCGTGATCGGAGCGTGGTGCGCTGCAATCGGAGGATGGAGGAAATTTTCGGATTTTCCGCAGGCGAGATAGTCGGTCAGACAACCCGTTCCTGGTATCAAAGCGAGCAGGAGTTCATCGAAGCAGGGCAGCAGATCGCCCATGACCTGCGAACCACCGGCAAGCATTCTGCCGAACGCCAGCTCTGCCGCAAGGACGGCAGCCTCTTCTGGGCGAAGATGAATGCCAGGCCCTGGGATCCGGCCGATATCACCAAGGGATTGGTGGGGATGATCGACGACATCACCGTGGAACGCCAGGCAGCTGAAGCTCTGCGGAAAGCCAAGGATCAGGCCGAGGCCGCCACCCGCGCCAAATCCGAGTTCCTCGCCAACATGAGCCATGAGATCCGCACCCCGATGAACGCCATCATCGGCTTTGCCCACCTGCTCAAACGCGACCCCCTCACCAGCCAGCAGATGCACCAACTGGACAAGCTCACCGAGGCCTCGCGCCACCTGCTCCATATCATCAACGATATTCTCGATCTTTCCAAGATCGAGGCCCAAAAAATGAGCCTGGATATAGATGACTTTGAACCGGCCCGGGTGGTGCACCAGGTCTGCGACCTGCTCGCGGACAAGGCCTCGGCAAAAAACATCAGCCTGCACATCGACCTGCAACGGATTCCTCCCATGCTTCGTGGCGACGGCCCCCGGCTGGGACAGATCCTGCTCAACCTGGTGGGCAACGCGGTCAAATTCACCGAAGTCGGCAAGGTCTCGATCACCGCCCATCTCGCCCACCAGGAAGATGATCAGGTGCTGCTCCGATTTTCCATCGAGGATACCGGCATCGGCATGACCGAGGAGCAGGTCAAACGCATCTTCACCGCCTTTGAGCAGGCCGACACCTCGACCACCCGCCGCTTTGGCGGCACGGGCCTGGGGCTTGCCATCAGCAAACAGCTGGTCGAACTCATGAATGGCAAGATCGGGGTGGAAAGCCGGCTTGGCCGGGGAACGACCTTTTGGCTCGAGCTCCCCTTTGCCCGCTCCGACAAACAGCCGCAGGTTCGAAGCCATGGTGTGGTGCTGAAGGGGCAATCGGTCCTGGTGATCGACGACATGCCCGAATCCCAGGAAATACTCGCGGCCATGCTCCAGGAGATCGGCATGCGGGTCGAGACGATCGCCCATGGCCCAGCCGGGCTGCAGCGGCTGGTCGAGGCGGAGAGGGAAGGCGCCCCCTTTGCCCTGGTGGTGCTCGACTGGATGCTGTGCGAGACAAACGGCATCACCCTGATGGAACAGCTGCCCCAGCTCGATCTCAAGACCCCACCGGTCTTTTTGATGGTGACCGCCTACGGGGAAACGCCCCCCTTGGAAGCGGCTCATAGGGCAGGCATTCGCAAAGTCCTGATCAAACCGGTGACAGCCTCGCAGCTGCTCGACACCCTGATGGATATCATGCCAGCGGTCCAGGCCCCCCTGGATCCGTCTGGGAAACCGCAACAGCCGGGCCAGGGCGCACGGATTCTTTTGGTTGAGGACAACTTCGTCAATCAGGAAGTGGCACAGATGCTGCTCGAATCCCTGGGCATGCAGGTCACGGTGGTGGACAACGGCGCGGATGCGGTTATCCAGGTCAGTGAAGAACCTTTTGATCTGGTGTTCATGGATGTGCAGATGCCGGTCATGGATGGGCTGCAGGCAACCAGGGCCATCCGCCGCCTGCCCAACAAGCAGGGGCTGCCCATCCTCGCCATGACCGCCAACGCCTTCAGCGAGGACCGCGAGCGCTGTCTTCAGGCGGGGATGAACGATCATATCGCCAAACCCATCGATCTGGACAGGCTGCAATCCCTTGTGCACAAATGGATAGGGCCAGGGGAAACTTCACCGGCAGCGGAAAAACCACCCACGGCCCCGGCCGGCGCGGAGCAGGCAAGCGGTATTCGCGAGCAACTCGCCGGGATTGCGGAGCTGGAGGTTGACGCCGGTCTGCGCCTGCTTTTGGGCGACGAACAGGCCTACCTGCGGCTGCTCCGTCAGTTTGTCCAGCTTCATGGTCAGGATGCAAATCTCCTCAGGGCGATGATTGACGAACACAACTGGTCCAAGGTCCGTGAGCAGGCCCATGCCCTCAAGGGGGCGGCAGGGACCCTGGGCGCCTGGCAGATCAATCAATGTGCCGCCGCCATCGAACAGGGGGCCAAGGAGAGACCCGATGAACACAGCCTGCTGGCGGCACTGAAGCCATTACCAGCCGCCCTCGACCATTTTTGCCAGGCCGTGCAACAAATATCCCCCCCCTCCGAGGCGATCAACCCCGTAGAGCGGGTCGACAGCGACAAGGCACGGGTTATCCTGCAGCGGTTGGCCTCGTTGCTGGCCGTTGAAGACAGTGCGGCCAACGATCTCTTTGTCGAGGAATACCCGCTGCTCCTGAGCGCCTACGGCAAGCAGATCCAGCCCCTCAGCCACCAGATTGAATCCTATGACTATACCGATGGACTGGCAACGATCAAACAACTCCTACAGCGTGATACAAGTTGCTAG
- a CDS encoding HD domain-containing phosphohydrolase, producing the protein MTAPIILIVDDEPANLTVLSGLLRPAYTVRVCKSGPQALEAAVRDPRPDLILLDVMMPGMDGFAVLERLRQQPQTAEIPVIFVTALDDTMDEEHGLQCGAVDYIVKPIKPTVVLSRVQVHVEVKQARDRLKSHNAWLEAEVKRRMRDNLLIQDVSLAAMAQLAETRDSELGNHIARTQAYVETLARHLQQKPEFAPLLEENALKRIVKAAPLHDIGKIGIPDNILLKPGKLDAEEWACMQSHCQIGSNAIERAIAATLPHYDTTATETEKPEALLFLEVAKEIALFHHEKWDGSGYPFGLAGDQIPLSARLMALADVFDALTTPRVYKGPWSVEEATALIREQRSKHFDPSVVEAFEAEFATFLTIQQQLADSPPEV; encoded by the coding sequence ATGACCGCGCCGATCATTCTCATTGTTGACGACGAACCCGCAAATCTCACCGTCCTCTCCGGCCTGCTTCGCCCCGCCTACACGGTGCGGGTCTGCAAATCAGGACCGCAGGCACTGGAGGCCGCGGTCCGTGACCCCAGGCCGGATCTGATACTTTTGGATGTGATGATGCCGGGCATGGATGGCTTTGCCGTGCTCGAGCGGCTGCGCCAACAGCCCCAGACCGCCGAAATTCCGGTCATCTTTGTCACCGCCCTCGACGACACCATGGACGAGGAGCATGGTCTCCAGTGTGGCGCGGTCGACTACATCGTCAAGCCGATCAAACCCACGGTGGTGCTGTCGCGGGTGCAGGTCCATGTGGAGGTCAAACAGGCCCGGGACCGGCTCAAGAGTCACAATGCCTGGCTCGAGGCCGAGGTCAAACGGCGCATGCGCGACAACCTGCTCATTCAGGATGTGAGCCTGGCGGCCATGGCCCAGCTGGCGGAGACCCGCGACTCCGAGCTCGGCAACCACATCGCCCGCACCCAGGCCTACGTGGAGACACTGGCGCGCCATCTCCAGCAGAAACCTGAGTTTGCCCCCCTGCTTGAAGAAAACGCGCTCAAGCGCATCGTCAAGGCCGCGCCCCTGCACGATATAGGCAAAATCGGCATCCCCGACAATATCCTGCTCAAACCGGGCAAGCTCGACGCCGAGGAATGGGCGTGCATGCAGAGCCACTGCCAGATCGGCAGCAATGCCATTGAACGGGCCATTGCGGCCACCCTGCCCCATTACGACACCACCGCCACCGAGACCGAAAAACCCGAGGCCCTGCTCTTTTTGGAGGTGGCCAAGGAAATCGCCCTGTTCCACCACGAAAAATGGGACGGCAGCGGCTATCCCTTTGGCCTTGCCGGTGACCAGATCCCCCTCTCCGCCCGCCTGATGGCCCTGGCCGATGTCTTTGACGCCCTCACCACGCCCCGGGTGTATAAAGGTCCCTGGTCGGTGGAAGAGGCCACCGCCCTCATTCGCGAGCAGCGATCCAAACACTTTGATCCCTCTGTGGTCGAGGCCTTTGAAGCCGAGTTCGCCACCTTCCTCACCATTCAACAGCAACTCGCCGATTCCCCCCCCGAGGTTTGA
- a CDS encoding bifunctional diguanylate cyclase/phosphodiesterase, translating to MEPRTETLLHSVIEQQTIQIHFQPIVHLQTRQIYGYEGLIRGPVNTVLYSPTQLFEAATRVGRLAELDLMCRRAVINRFAQLGLPGRLFINVDPYSLVHEHFREGLTLEYVEHSGLNPSQLIIELTETHPVEDVQLMQQAMHHYREMGFRVALDDLGAGYSGLKLWSELRPDIVKIDRHFIQGVDQDRTKQQFVTTILKTATALGCRVITEGVETEREYATLRKIGVEMLQGYYFCRPTAVPPVTLPSKLFRKEMRSYEEDESLTVEILIKPAISVQAKATVLEIGGLFTSTPDLESVVVIHESEVLGLVLRREFMNLYASLYGKELYGKQPILRFINRNVMQFDKRLPLEEASYRLTTSLDIHTEEFIILDGCCLIGKGLLIDLLHEITKLQVNRARHANPLTMLPGNVPIQQQLQKLFQQQIPFTVCYFDLDNFKPFNDFFGFSRGDQVIRFLSEILVANINDQVDFIGHIGGDDFVAIFRSHDWQQTVERILKQFDDSICGLYNGHIGCVITATDREGRKRQYGQMTLSVGAVVVKPSQWHCPIDLSEEASIAKHHAKDMPGSSLYIHLLQAEPPVQLAPATTSPLTVR from the coding sequence ATGGAACCACGCACAGAAACCTTGCTGCACAGCGTCATCGAGCAGCAGACTATTCAGATACATTTTCAGCCCATTGTCCATCTGCAGACCCGGCAGATCTACGGCTATGAGGGGTTGATCCGCGGCCCGGTCAACACCGTGCTCTACTCCCCCACCCAGCTGTTCGAGGCCGCCACCCGCGTCGGCCGCCTGGCGGAACTGGATCTGATGTGCCGACGGGCGGTGATCAACCGCTTTGCCCAACTCGGTCTGCCCGGCCGCCTGTTCATCAACGTCGATCCCTACAGTCTGGTGCACGAACATTTCCGCGAAGGGCTCACCCTGGAATATGTCGAACATTCCGGCCTGAATCCCTCGCAGCTGATCATCGAGCTGACCGAAACCCATCCGGTGGAGGATGTGCAGCTCATGCAGCAGGCCATGCACCACTACCGGGAAATGGGGTTCAGGGTCGCGCTCGATGACCTGGGCGCCGGTTATTCGGGGCTCAAGCTCTGGTCGGAACTACGGCCGGATATCGTCAAAATCGACCGCCACTTCATCCAGGGCGTGGACCAGGACCGCACCAAGCAGCAGTTCGTCACCACCATCCTCAAAACCGCCACCGCCCTGGGCTGCAGGGTGATCACCGAGGGGGTGGAAACCGAGCGTGAGTACGCCACCCTCCGAAAAATCGGGGTGGAGATGCTCCAGGGCTACTACTTCTGCCGCCCGACCGCCGTTCCTCCGGTGACCCTCCCCTCCAAACTGTTTCGCAAGGAGATGCGCAGTTACGAGGAGGACGAATCCCTGACCGTGGAGATCCTGATCAAGCCGGCGATCTCGGTGCAGGCCAAAGCCACGGTGTTGGAGATCGGGGGCCTGTTCACCTCCACCCCGGATCTGGAATCGGTGGTGGTGATCCATGAAAGCGAGGTCCTCGGCCTGGTCCTGCGACGGGAGTTCATGAACCTCTATGCCAGCCTCTATGGCAAGGAACTCTACGGCAAGCAACCGATTCTCCGCTTCATCAACCGCAACGTGATGCAGTTCGACAAGCGGCTTCCCCTGGAGGAGGCCAGCTACCGCCTGACCACCTCCCTGGACATCCATACCGAGGAGTTCATTATCCTCGACGGATGCTGCCTGATCGGCAAGGGGCTCTTGATCGATCTCTTGCACGAGATCACCAAACTGCAGGTCAACCGTGCCCGCCACGCCAACCCGCTCACCATGCTGCCGGGCAACGTGCCCATTCAGCAGCAGCTGCAAAAGCTCTTTCAGCAACAGATCCCCTTTACCGTCTGCTATTTCGACCTGGATAACTTCAAGCCATTCAACGATTTTTTCGGCTTCAGCCGTGGCGATCAGGTGATCCGCTTTCTCTCCGAGATCCTGGTCGCCAACATCAACGACCAGGTCGATTTCATCGGCCATATCGGTGGCGACGATTTTGTGGCCATCTTCCGCTCCCACGACTGGCAGCAGACGGTGGAACGTATCCTCAAACAGTTCGATGACTCCATCTGCGGACTCTATAACGGTCATATCGGCTGCGTGATCACCGCCACGGACCGAGAGGGGCGCAAACGCCAATACGGACAGATGACCCTTTCCGTGGGGGCGGTGGTGGTCAAGCCCTCCCAGTGGCATTGCCCGATCGATCTCTCCGAGGAGGCCTCGATCGCCAAGCACCACGCCAAGGACATGCCCGGTTCAAGCCTGTACATCCACCTCCTGCAGGCGGAGCCGCCCGTTCAACTCGCCCCTGCAACAACTTCACCACTTACGGTACGTTAA